DNA from Gramella sp. MAR_2010_147:
CTTTTGTCTTATTCTCCTGGGCATTAATTTGAAGCGTAAATAACAGGCTAAATAGCAGGATGTAAAATTTCATTATTATTTTTAATAATGACTGTAACCCTTTTTAATTTGTTACACTGTCTTTAGAAATTGTGAACATTATTGGTTTCAGGATCTCACTTTTATTGCGAAACTGTTTATGAAAAAAATTTTCCCGAAGCTGCTCAAAAAGCTTAAATTTAATGGTGTGTAACTGTAAATCAATCAATTATGAAAATAGAGAATCCAGTCGTATGGTTTGAAATCTATGTAAACGACTTAAACCGAGCCCAGTCTTTTTATCAAAAAGTATTTAAAACTGAATTGACAGAAATTGGGGATCCGTCTGATGATACCGTGAAAATGTTATCATTTCCCGGAGATATGGAATCTAAAGGAAAAGCTTCCGGGGCATTAGTATATATGAAAGAAATGACGGCGGGTGGGAATAGCACCATTGTTTATTTTGGGAGTGAAGATTGTAGTATAGAGGAGGCCCGAGTTAAAGATGCCGGCGGTGAGCTGTTAAGACCTAAAATGTCTATTGGCGAATATGGTTTTATAAGTCTTGCAAAAGACACCGAAGGCAATATGATCGGGATCCATTCTATGCAGTAATTCGCTTTTCAGAAAAACCATTTTGTTCAAGCTCAACTAAATTAGATTTAAAAAAGATATTTCGTAGGCTTTGCTTTCTGGAAATGATGAAATTACCTCGGCTGTTTTGTCATAAATGATTATCATTTTTCCTTTCATTTATAGAGTTTGTCTAGCTGCTGAAAAAATTTCACCAGGATGTTTTTGGAGTTACTCGTTGCTACTACGTAGTAAAAATTTATTTATTAAGTAAAGAGTTTCACTTCCTCACTAAGATGACCTGAAAAAGAATAGCTATTTTAAATATTCCGTTATTTCCACCTTCATACCTCTAAATCTAAATTTTCATTTTGTTTTGGCTAACTTTGGGTGGAAAAATCAATTTCAATGAACATTTCAGTAGAACTTACCCTAACACCAATTCAGGATGATTACGAACCGGCGATCATCAATTTTATTAAAAAGATGCGTGAATCTGGACTCACAGTAAAAGAGAATCCTTTAAGTACCCAGGTTTACGGAGATTATGATGAGGTCATGGCATTATTAAATAAGGAGATCAAAAATGCTTTTGAGGCTATAGAACGTGGACTCCTGTATGTAAAGTTCGTAAAATCCGACCGTAGCGAGTATGCAGCCGATTTTTGATTTTTTCTTTGATCAATATTCCGGATACCCAACACTATTTATAATTCTAGAGATCATTGCCGTGATCTTCGGGTTTTTATCTGTATGGTATTCCAAGCAGAATAATATTCTGGTATATCCAACCGGTATTATAAGTACCGTAATTTTTGTATATCTGCTTTGGCAATGGCAGCTTCTAGGGGATATGATGATCAATGCTTACTATTTTTCAATGAGTATCTACGGCTGGTACATCTGGACAAGAAAAATAGATCCGGACCATTTTACACCCATTACAAGTACTACCAGAAGAGAACAATTTCAATCGGTCTTTATATTTATCGGGACTCTTCTTTTTGTATTCAGCGTTTATGAATATTTTGAAAAATGGAATAACTGGACGGCCTATGTAGATACGATTACCACTGCTATTTTCTTTGTTGGAATGTGGCTAATGGCAAAACGTAAGATCGAGAACTGGATCTACTGGATTATAGGAGATATTATTTCTGTACCACTTTATTTTTATAAAGGCCTTATTTTTACAAGTTTGCAATATTTAGTATTTACCATCATTGCAATTTATGGTTATAAAGCATGGAAGAAACACTTGCGCAACGACCTGCGTCCTGCATAAAAATCGTCCTGTTTGGACCTGAATCTACCGGAAAGACGACTCTTTCAGAAGATCTCGCCAATTATTATAATGAACCTCTGGTAAAAGAATATATGCGTGAATACCTTCAGCAGGTATGGGATTCTGAAAAGCGTGTTTGTGAACCTAAAGACATTATTTCAATAGCTAAGGGGCAGATGGAAGCTGAAAACAGGCTTTCAAAACAAGCTGAGAACCTTCTTATTTGTGATACTAATCTTTTAGAGTTGAAGGTATATTCCGAAGCATATTATAACAACTATTGCGATCCTCAACTTCTTAAACATGCGTTAAACAACAATTATGATCTCTACTTTTTAACGTATATTGATGTTCCCTGGAAACCAGATGATTTAAGGGATAAACCTCACGACCGTGAGAAAATGTTCCAAAAATTTCAAAATACATTGGAGAAATATCAAAAACCTTATTTCATTTTAAGAGGCAACAGGGAAGTGCGTTTTAAAAATGCAGTGAAAAAAATTGACGAACTAATAAAAAAGCAAGAATCGTGAAATTTAGAGAAAGGGATATTCTGCAAATTGAAGAAAAAGGGCTTTCAACGAAAGAAGTAGAAGAGCAAATTGAGATTTTCAAAAGAGGAAATATTAAGGTGAATATTACTGAAGCGGCCACGGTAGGCAACGGAATCAGCAAAATTGATTCTGCTGAAAAAAGGGAGCTAATAGATTTATATGATGCCGAAAAAGACGAATATAGTATTTTAAAATTCGTTCCGGCCTCTGGGGCGGCTTCGAGAATGTTCAAAGCCCTGCATAACTTTATAGATGATTTTGATCCGGAAAGACATGGATTAAGGGAATATTTAGATGCCTCTGGAGATGCCGATCTTCAGCGATTTTTCAACCATATAGAGAAGCTTCCTTTTTATGATAAGGCTATTGAGAAAGCTAAAAAAAATCAATCTAATTACGAAGATCTATCTCATGACTCCCAGACGAAAATTCTGGTCCAAACGATTCTGGAATCAGACGGATTATATCTAAGCAATCTTCCAAAAGGTCTGGTGCCTTTTCATAAATATAACCAGCATACCGCTACTGCTTTTGAAGAACATCTTTTTGAAGCAGCTGAATATGCTGAGGTTGATGATGTTGCAAAACTCCATTTTACGGTGGCTAAAGGCGATAAAGATAAATTTAAAGGTGAATGGAAAGAAATTCAGGAGCGACTGGAAGATAAAACGAAAGTGAAGTTTGAAATTGAATATTCTTACCAAAACCCTAAAACCGATACTATAGCAGTTGACAACGATTTTGAGCCGTTTAAAACGGAGGAAAACGATCTTTTCTTCAGGCCTGGTGGCCATGGCGCTCTTATCGAGAATATGAATCAACTAGATGAAGATATTGTTTTTGTGAAGAATATTGATAATGTGGTTACAGAAGATAAAGTTCAGAATGTAATAGACCATAAAAAAATGCTTGGAGGTAAACTTTTCCAGGTTCAGAAAAAAGTTTTCGGTTATTTAGAAATATTAGATAAGGGTAATGTTCCTTCAGAAAAATTAGATGAAATTCAGGACTTTTTAAGAAAAGAACTGTTTGTTAAAAGTTCATCTAATCAAGAGTTATTTATTGAAAACCTGAAGGAAAAATTGCATCGTCCGCTCAGAGTTTGCGGGATGGTTAAAAACGAGGGAGAACCCGGAGGAGGACCTTTTCTGGTAAAAGATAAGAATGGCGTGATCTCACTTCAAATTATTGAAGGTGCTCAGATTGATAATGATAATCCTGAACAGGCAAAAACGGCTCGGGAAGCTACCCATTTTAATCCTGTAGATATTGTGTGTGGTCTTAAAGATCATAATGGGGAAAGTTTTGATCTTCATGATTATGTTGATGAAGACATGAGTTTTATTGCCGATAAAACAAAAGATGGCAAACCGCTAAAAGCATTGGAGCGTCCGGGGTTATGGAACGGAGGCATGGCAAAATGGAATACGGTCTTTGTGGAAGTTCCTGTTGAAACCTTTAATCCGGTGAAAACGGTTTCAGACCTGCTTAAGGAATCGCACCAACCAGGATAATATGGATGAAGAGCTTATTTTAACTGAACTGGACTATAAAGCAGTAAGAAGCTCTGGTCCAGGTGGGCAGCATGCGAATAAAACAGCTACTAAGGTTGAACTAAGTTTTAATGTATCTAGTTCACAAGCTCTTAGCGATAAGGAGAAAAAGAGGATCTCAAGAAAACTTTCAGGAAGAATTAATAAAGAAGGAATTCTAAAGATGAATAGTGAAGATTCCAGAAGCCAGCATACTAATAAAGATATTGTAACCGGGAATTTTATTTTTGAAATTAAAGAAGCTCTTAAAAGACCAAAACCCAGGAAGAAAACCAAACCCACCAAAGCTTCAAAAATTAAACGTCTAAAAGCCAAGAAAAAACAATCTGAAATCAAAGCTCAGAGAAAAGATCCTTTAAAGTAAAATACTGGGGAATTTATCCCCAATTGTGAGTAGAAATCCACATAAATTTTGAGGAAATTTGTAACTGGTTATTTAAGTATTTGGGTTAAATCTATGTTTTTCAGTATTTAAGCTTATGTTTATGCAGCTTTTTATAAATGGTACGATTATTACAATGTAATAAATAGGTTAGTATTGGGAATAGAATAAATTGACAACTAACTAATTTATTCTGTTTTATAATTTAGATTTTCGGATTGAAAAGGCTCCTTATGGAGCCTTTTCTATTTTAAAGCCTCAAACAAGTAGACCATTTATTCCAATTGATCAATTCAAGTGATGATTAAATTCCACAATCATTGTTGCTCGATGCTTATTTTTCTACATAATATTTTGTGAAAAACATATTTCAAAACTTAATATTCCTCTGTTTTAGTGATGTTTAGGGTTAATTGATGAAAATGGCATAATTATTCTATACCTATTTAGTATAACAATATGATCAAAAAACCAATTAGATCAATAAAACTATAAATTATGAAAAAGTTTGCATTAAGTATGATGACCATTGGAGCAATGTTCTTTGCTACTCAAAATTTACAGGCACAGGTAGAAGAGGTGGAAGAGATCGAAGATGAAATGGAGATAGAAGTGGAGCAGGAAGAATTTGCTTCAGTTGATGTTATGGAGCTACCGCAAGCCGTGAAAGATGCTCTAATTACAGATTATAATGGAGCTGTTGCTTCTGAAGCCTGGGTGAAAGTTAAAGGAGATATGAAAGTTTATAAACTCAAACTGGATGTAGCAGGCGAGACTGAAAAAGTTTATATAGATCAGGATGGAAAATGGCTTGAAAAAGATGATTTAAAAGAAACCGATAAATAGAGGTCCATTTATTGGAGAGACCAACTCCAGGACCACAGATCAATGAAAAGTTAAGTAGTAAATCTACCCCGGTAAGCTCGCAAAAAAATGACTGTGTTTAGGTTTTAAACCTGAATGCTAACAACCAGAAGACTAACACTATAAATGTCATTTTTTTGCTTGTTTACATTACGAGACGATGAGAAATCTGTGAAATGGGAATTAGTTTAGGCAATTTATATAACCACAAAATTGCCAGGAAAGAGAGGTTGTAATCAACCTCTCTTTTTTTTATGCTTTCTTTTAAAACCTAATGATTTAAAGATTATTACCTTTGCTAAGCTTTTTTAAAATTGATTTATGTCTAAAGTTCTGGTCGTTGAAGACGATGTTGCATTTGGTACGATGTTAAAAACCTTTTTAGAGAAAAGGGATTATAAGGTGAGCCTTGTTTATTCAGCTACGGAAGCATTTAAAAAGATATCTTCAGGTAAATTTGATCTAGTGCTTACAGATGTAAGGCTTCCAGATACCGATGGTTTGGAGATCCTTAAGAATGTGAAGGCTGAAAATCCTTCTACCCAGGTGATTGTTATGACCAGTTATGCTGAAATAAGTATGGCTGTGAACGCAATGAAAGAAGGGGCTTTTGATTATGTTTCAAAACCCTTCAGACCAGAATCTATTTTACAAACTATAGAAAATGCACTTCATACGAATGAGGTTGCTCCCCCAGCCGAAAAACCAAAACCGGTTAAGAAAAGCAGGGGACCTCTTACGGAGAATCTGGATCTGGTTAAAGGAGTAAGTGAACCCTCAAGGAGATTAAGTGACTATGTAGAATTGGTAGCACCTACAAATATGTCTGTTCTTATCACAGGGGAAAGCGGTACCGGAAAAGAGCAAATAGCGAAAAGTATCCATTTGCAAAGTAAGAGGCATGCAGCACCATTCATTGCGGTAGATTGCGGGGCTATTCCAAAAGAGATCGCTTCCAGTGAATTTTTTGGCCATCTCAAAGGTTCTTTTACAGGAGCAATAAACGATAAAACTGGTCACTTTGAGGCTGCCAATGGAGGAACACTTTTTCTGGATGAAATTGGAAACCTTACCTATGAGCTACAGGTGCAATTATTAAGAGCCTTGCAGGAACGTAGAATTAAGCCGGTAGGTAGTAATAACGAAGTCCAGGTTGATATTCGTGTGGTGACGGCGACTAATGAAGACCTTTCTGAAGCTGTAAAAGAAGGTGATTTTAGAGAGGATCTTTATCATAGATTGAATGAGTTTTCTATCAAAGTCCCTGCGTTAAGGGAAAGAAAGGAAGATCTAATGTTGTTTGCAAATCAATTTCTAGATGAGGCCAATGCAGATCTTGAAAAGAATATCCTTGGATTTACAGACGAGGCTATTCATGCTTTTAGAAATTATAACTGGCCTGGGAATCTTAGAGAGTTAAAGAATATGGTAAAGCGTGCTGTTCTATTAACCAAGGACGATCTAATACCTTTAAAAGTATTGCCACATGAGATAGCAACATCTTCACGTTCTACTGAAAATGACTACGGGTTATTTAAAAATAAGAATGAGGAGCAATTAATTCTTGATGCTTTGGAAAAGACTGGAGGAAACAAGAGTAAAGCCGCCAGGATGTTGTCTATAGATAGGAAAACCTTATATAATAAACTTAAGCAATACGGTATTAAACTGTAATATCTTCTTCCAGGCTTGCCATTAATTCTTTTATTTTTTTCTGAAAATAAGAGAACTCAGAAGAGCTTACATTGTCTCTAGCCT
Protein-coding regions in this window:
- a CDS encoding ATP-binding protein, producing the protein MEETLAQRPASCIKIVLFGPESTGKTTLSEDLANYYNEPLVKEYMREYLQQVWDSEKRVCEPKDIISIAKGQMEAENRLSKQAENLLICDTNLLELKVYSEAYYNNYCDPQLLKHALNNNYDLYFLTYIDVPWKPDDLRDKPHDREKMFQKFQNTLEKYQKPYFILRGNREVRFKNAVKKIDELIKKQES
- a CDS encoding YkoF family thiamine/hydroxymethylpyrimidine-binding protein, whose protein sequence is MNISVELTLTPIQDDYEPAIINFIKKMRESGLTVKENPLSTQVYGDYDEVMALLNKEIKNAFEAIERGLLYVKFVKSDRSEYAADF
- the arfB gene encoding alternative ribosome rescue aminoacyl-tRNA hydrolase ArfB encodes the protein MDEELILTELDYKAVRSSGPGGQHANKTATKVELSFNVSSSQALSDKEKKRISRKLSGRINKEGILKMNSEDSRSQHTNKDIVTGNFIFEIKEALKRPKPRKKTKPTKASKIKRLKAKKKQSEIKAQRKDPLK
- the pnuC gene encoding nicotinamide riboside transporter PnuC, yielding MQPIFDFFFDQYSGYPTLFIILEIIAVIFGFLSVWYSKQNNILVYPTGIISTVIFVYLLWQWQLLGDMMINAYYFSMSIYGWYIWTRKIDPDHFTPITSTTRREQFQSVFIFIGTLLFVFSVYEYFEKWNNWTAYVDTITTAIFFVGMWLMAKRKIENWIYWIIGDIISVPLYFYKGLIFTSLQYLVFTIIAIYGYKAWKKHLRNDLRPA
- a CDS encoding VOC family protein codes for the protein MKIENPVVWFEIYVNDLNRAQSFYQKVFKTELTEIGDPSDDTVKMLSFPGDMESKGKASGALVYMKEMTAGGNSTIVYFGSEDCSIEEARVKDAGGELLRPKMSIGEYGFISLAKDTEGNMIGIHSMQ
- a CDS encoding sigma-54 dependent transcriptional regulator gives rise to the protein MSKVLVVEDDVAFGTMLKTFLEKRDYKVSLVYSATEAFKKISSGKFDLVLTDVRLPDTDGLEILKNVKAENPSTQVIVMTSYAEISMAVNAMKEGAFDYVSKPFRPESILQTIENALHTNEVAPPAEKPKPVKKSRGPLTENLDLVKGVSEPSRRLSDYVELVAPTNMSVLITGESGTGKEQIAKSIHLQSKRHAAPFIAVDCGAIPKEIASSEFFGHLKGSFTGAINDKTGHFEAANGGTLFLDEIGNLTYELQVQLLRALQERRIKPVGSNNEVQVDIRVVTATNEDLSEAVKEGDFREDLYHRLNEFSIKVPALRERKEDLMLFANQFLDEANADLEKNILGFTDEAIHAFRNYNWPGNLRELKNMVKRAVLLTKDDLIPLKVLPHEIATSSRSTENDYGLFKNKNEEQLILDALEKTGGNKSKAARMLSIDRKTLYNKLKQYGIKL
- a CDS encoding DUF4301 family protein, translating into MKFRERDILQIEEKGLSTKEVEEQIEIFKRGNIKVNITEAATVGNGISKIDSAEKRELIDLYDAEKDEYSILKFVPASGAASRMFKALHNFIDDFDPERHGLREYLDASGDADLQRFFNHIEKLPFYDKAIEKAKKNQSNYEDLSHDSQTKILVQTILESDGLYLSNLPKGLVPFHKYNQHTATAFEEHLFEAAEYAEVDDVAKLHFTVAKGDKDKFKGEWKEIQERLEDKTKVKFEIEYSYQNPKTDTIAVDNDFEPFKTEENDLFFRPGGHGALIENMNQLDEDIVFVKNIDNVVTEDKVQNVIDHKKMLGGKLFQVQKKVFGYLEILDKGNVPSEKLDEIQDFLRKELFVKSSSNQELFIENLKEKLHRPLRVCGMVKNEGEPGGGPFLVKDKNGVISLQIIEGAQIDNDNPEQAKTAREATHFNPVDIVCGLKDHNGESFDLHDYVDEDMSFIADKTKDGKPLKALERPGLWNGGMAKWNTVFVEVPVETFNPVKTVSDLLKESHQPG